The Desulfatiglans sp. region AGAGCTTACTGATATCGTTGAATTTATCGCCGGGCTTGATAAACAAATCCCATGGCACATCTCCAGGTTTCATCCCGATTATCAATTTATGAACAGCAAATCCACTCCGCTGAATACACTGGACATAGCCTTTGATATTGGGAAAAAGGCGGGTCTGAAACATATCTACAAAGGGAATGTGCTTGGTGATGTCACAGAAACATTATGTCCCAATTGTGGTGAAACGCTTATTCGCAGAAACGGCTTTTTCGTGGATATGAACCGCATTCAACAATCATCATGTCCGGCGTGCGGACAATCGGTCGCAGGAGTATTTTGACAGGAGGAGTGTAAAAGTAATGGTCTAAGAAGAAGGTAATGAAGAAAGCGCCATCCTGAGGTTCCCCAGTTAACATCAGATCATGCAAAAAGCACAATGTCTTTATCCTGTTACCTTCACCAATACACAGGAAGCCACTTCGGAATTACACGAAAGGAGGTCACAAAAATGCAGGCACGCGGTCCGCTGATGATCGAGCATCGTCTGATTGAACGTATGCTTTCGGTTATCGGAGAGGTCTTAGGAAAAATCGAATCAAAGCACAGTGTAGATCCTTTATTTGTGGATACAGCAGTTGATTTCATAAGGGTGTATGCCGACAGGACTCATCATGGAAAGGAAGAAGATATTCTTTTTCGGGAACTTAATCATAAAACGCTCTCCGAAGAAGACTGTAAAATCATGAAAGAACTCATAGATGAACATATATTTGGCCGGCAGACGACGAAAGCGCTTGTTGAAGCCAATACCCGTTACCGGAATGGTGATGAGACTGCCTTGAACGAGATTGCCGGTAATCTCAAAACTCTTATAGAATTCTATCCCAGACATATCGAAAAAGAGGACAAAGTATTTTTCCCTTCATCCAGATA contains the following coding sequences:
- a CDS encoding cation-binding protein; its protein translation is MQARGPLMIEHRLIERMLSVIGEVLGKIESKHSVDPLFVDTAVDFIRVYADRTHHGKEEDILFRELNHKTLSEEDCKIMKELIDEHIFGRQTTKALVEANTRYRNGDETALNEIAGNLKTLIEFYPRHIEKEDKVFFPSSRYYFTDEEDHAILAEYWEFDRKMIHERYKKVVEGFENQQ